One window of Hymenobacter sp. BRD128 genomic DNA carries:
- a CDS encoding amidohydrolase: MTYATPIALAALTLSLAATAAPPKIGGAPNAALDARIATLAAAEQAKVVAWRRDLHEHPELGNEETRTAQLIATQLKSLGLEVHTGVGRTGVVGILKGGKPGRVVALRADMDGLPLTETTGLAFASTVKSTYLGQPVGVMHACGHDTHVAMLLGAAEVLSQVQKDLPGTVKFIFQPAEEGSLPGVVGGAKLMVQEGVLENPKVDAIFGLHIWASAPVGQLQYRPQGEMASSDRFTVKVIGKGSHGAKPWSSVDPVVTAAEIITALQTIVSRQLDLTQDAAVVTVGTVQAGVRYNIIPPDATLSGTIRAFSPKTQEQIWAAIKRTANGIAAANGATAEVGIEPYVPVTYNDPALTARMLPTMQRTAGASNVVEIKATTGAEDFAFYQEKVPGLFVFLGGMTPGTDPSTVADHHTAGFRVDESAFPLGVKTLATLAADYLTGK, translated from the coding sequence ATGACATACGCTACCCCTATTGCCCTGGCCGCCTTAACCCTTAGCTTGGCAGCCACGGCCGCGCCGCCTAAGATTGGGGGCGCCCCCAACGCCGCCCTCGATGCCCGCATTGCCACCCTGGCCGCCGCCGAGCAAGCTAAGGTGGTGGCCTGGCGGCGCGACCTGCACGAGCACCCCGAGCTGGGCAATGAAGAAACCCGCACCGCCCAGCTCATCGCCACCCAGCTCAAGAGCCTGGGCCTGGAAGTGCACACCGGCGTGGGCCGCACCGGCGTGGTAGGCATTCTGAAGGGCGGCAAGCCCGGCCGCGTGGTGGCCCTGCGCGCCGACATGGACGGCCTGCCCCTCACCGAAACCACCGGGCTAGCCTTCGCCAGCACCGTCAAGAGTACCTACCTGGGCCAGCCCGTGGGCGTAATGCACGCCTGCGGCCACGACACCCACGTGGCCATGCTGCTGGGGGCCGCCGAGGTGCTGAGCCAGGTGCAGAAGGACCTGCCCGGTACCGTCAAGTTTATTTTTCAGCCCGCCGAGGAAGGCTCGCTGCCCGGCGTAGTGGGCGGCGCCAAGCTCATGGTGCAGGAAGGTGTGCTCGAAAACCCCAAGGTGGATGCCATCTTCGGGCTGCACATCTGGGCCTCGGCCCCGGTGGGCCAGCTCCAGTACCGGCCACAGGGTGAGATGGCCAGCTCGGACCGCTTCACGGTGAAGGTCATCGGCAAGGGCAGCCACGGGGCCAAGCCCTGGAGCAGCGTGGACCCGGTGGTGACGGCCGCCGAGATTATCACGGCCCTGCAAACCATCGTGAGCCGCCAGCTTGACCTGACGCAGGATGCCGCCGTGGTGACGGTGGGCACCGTGCAGGCCGGCGTGCGCTACAACATCATTCCGCCCGATGCCACCCTCAGCGGCACCATCCGGGCGTTCAGCCCCAAAACGCAGGAGCAAATCTGGGCGGCCATAAAGCGCACCGCCAACGGCATTGCCGCCGCCAACGGCGCCACGGCCGAGGTCGGCATCGAGCCCTACGTGCCGGTCACCTACAACGACCCGGCCCTCACGGCCCGCATGCTGCCCACCATGCAGCGCACCGCCGGGGCTAGCAACGTAGTCGAGATTAAAGCCACTACCGGCGCCGAAGATTTTGCCTTTTACCAGGAGAAAGTACCCGGCCTGTTCGTCTTCCTGGGCGGCATGACGCCCGGCACCGACCCCAGCACCGTGGCCGACCACCACACCGCCGGCTTCCGGGTTGACGAGAGCGCCTTTCCGCTGGGTGTGAAAACGCTCGCCACCCTGGCCGCCGACTACCTAACCGGGAAATAG
- a CDS encoding MATE family efflux transporter, with protein sequence MPAPVATARPNLTQGSILSALLTLALPIVFGNLLQTGYQLVDAYWVGRLGPSAVAAVAVCFPINFLLVALGSGFSVAGSVLVAQNYGARNLAQVNHIAAQSLVLETGLALVLTVVAYAASPFILRLFGVGPDIFGLANSFQRVLMLGLVFNFGFLMFQALMRGVGEVRIPLYINIGTLVLNFGLDPLFIYGWGPVPAFGVAGAAVATLGTQVLSVAIGLGVLLRGRSGIVLSFRGFRPDWALMGRSVKLGLPSSVDLSARALGLSMLTGLAAAFGTTVLATYGIGSRILALGIIPALGISLACSTLVAQNIGARNLPRARQTANYAIGLSFTGLLLLGIAGWLAAEPLVRFFLKGDEAVTRDAVEFVRIAVGSLCFTGVQQCISGALRGAGNTLGAMVLTIIGVWGLQFPVAWYLSRHTALGFHGLWWSFVVANVLSATLAGAWYLRGQWLRQDLAPAPAGPVRPPEAAASTPA encoded by the coding sequence ATGCCCGCACCCGTCGCCACTGCCCGTCCCAATCTCACCCAGGGCTCTATCCTGAGTGCCTTGCTCACGCTGGCGCTGCCCATCGTGTTTGGCAATCTGCTTCAGACCGGCTATCAACTCGTGGATGCCTACTGGGTGGGGCGCCTGGGGCCGAGCGCGGTGGCGGCCGTGGCCGTGTGCTTTCCCATCAACTTCCTGCTGGTGGCCCTGGGCTCGGGCTTCTCGGTGGCCGGCTCGGTGCTGGTGGCTCAGAACTACGGCGCCCGCAACCTAGCCCAGGTCAACCACATTGCGGCCCAGTCGCTGGTGCTGGAGACGGGCCTAGCGCTCGTACTCACCGTGGTGGCCTACGCGGCCTCGCCCTTCATCCTGCGCCTCTTTGGGGTGGGGCCCGACATCTTCGGGCTGGCCAATTCCTTTCAGCGGGTGCTGATGCTGGGGCTGGTCTTCAACTTTGGCTTCCTTATGTTTCAGGCCCTGATGCGGGGCGTGGGCGAGGTGCGCATTCCCTTGTACATCAACATCGGCACGCTGGTGCTCAACTTCGGGCTCGACCCGCTCTTCATCTACGGCTGGGGGCCGGTGCCGGCCTTTGGCGTGGCCGGGGCGGCCGTGGCCACGCTCGGCACCCAGGTGCTGTCGGTGGCCATCGGCCTGGGGGTGCTGCTGCGGGGCCGGTCGGGCATCGTGCTCAGCTTCCGGGGCTTCCGGCCCGACTGGGCGCTCATGGGCCGCTCGGTGAAGCTGGGCTTGCCCTCGTCGGTCGACCTCTCGGCCCGCGCCCTGGGCTTGTCGATGCTCACGGGGCTGGCCGCCGCCTTTGGCACCACGGTGCTGGCCACCTACGGCATTGGCTCACGCATTCTGGCGCTGGGCATTATCCCGGCGCTAGGCATCTCGCTGGCCTGCTCGACGCTCGTGGCCCAGAATATCGGGGCCCGCAACCTGCCCCGCGCCCGCCAAACGGCCAACTACGCCATCGGCCTCAGCTTTACCGGCCTGCTGCTGCTGGGCATTGCCGGCTGGCTGGCCGCCGAGCCGCTGGTGCGCTTCTTTCTCAAGGGCGATGAGGCCGTGACGCGCGACGCCGTGGAGTTTGTGCGCATTGCCGTGGGTAGCCTCTGCTTCACGGGCGTGCAGCAGTGCATTTCGGGGGCGTTGCGCGGGGCTGGCAACACCCTGGGCGCTATGGTGCTCACCATCATCGGGGTCTGGGGCCTGCAGTTTCCGGTGGCCTGGTACCTGTCGCGGCACACGGCCCTGGGCTTTCATGGCCTGTGGTGGTCGTTTGTGGTGGCCAACGTGCTCTCGGCTACCCTAGCCGGCGCGTGGTACCTGCGCGGTCAGTGGCTGCGCCAGGACCTGGCCCCCGCGCCGGCTGGCCCCGTCCGCCCTCCCGAAGCTGCCGCCTCCACACCGGCCTAG
- a CDS encoding SDR family oxidoreductase, with the protein MVTSQKLAGKIALVTGGTAGIGLATAQRFVAEGAFVFITGRRSAELDAAVQALGSQAVGIQGDVSSLADLDRAVATIKAQKGHLDVLFANAGIAEFLPIDAVTEDHYDRQFDINVKGIVFTVQKALPLLADGAAIIVMSSVVGSKGFGGDSIYSATKAAIRSLARTWTTDLKARKIRVNAISPGPIETPGLNGLAASPEQAEQFKAQMVSIVPLSRMGEADEIAKAVVFLASDDSSYVTGIELFVDGGMAQV; encoded by the coding sequence GGTACGGCCGGTATCGGCCTAGCCACGGCCCAGCGCTTCGTAGCCGAAGGCGCGTTTGTTTTCATCACCGGCCGGCGGTCGGCTGAACTCGACGCGGCCGTGCAAGCGCTTGGCAGCCAAGCGGTTGGCATTCAGGGTGACGTAAGCAGCCTGGCCGACCTCGACCGGGCCGTTGCCACTATCAAGGCGCAAAAAGGCCACCTCGATGTGCTGTTTGCCAACGCGGGCATTGCCGAGTTCCTGCCCATCGATGCGGTAACAGAAGACCACTACGACCGGCAGTTCGACATCAACGTGAAAGGCATCGTCTTTACGGTGCAGAAGGCGCTGCCGCTGCTGGCCGACGGCGCGGCCATCATCGTGATGTCGTCGGTGGTGGGCTCGAAGGGCTTCGGGGGCGACAGTATTTACAGCGCCACCAAGGCGGCCATCCGCTCGCTGGCCCGCACCTGGACCACCGACCTCAAAGCCCGCAAAATTCGGGTGAATGCCATCAGCCCCGGCCCCATCGAAACGCCCGGCCTCAATGGGCTAGCCGCCTCGCCCGAACAGGCCGAGCAGTTTAAGGCGCAGATGGTGAGCATTGTGCCGCTGAGCCGCATGGGCGAGGCCGACGAAATCGCCAAAGCAGTCGTCTTCCTGGCCTCGGACGACAGTAGCTACGTAACCGGCATCGAGCTGTTTGTAGACGGCGGCATGGCTCAGGTATAG
- a CDS encoding phosphatase PAP2-related protein: MPVLPSLPTALPTPAEEATPLGAWATALARPAFRLSWALLLVLLFGVLVPLVPGFFVWVQAREGAVLADPLLHLLPRHDVATPVFVLMYGGVLAAVGWLTRQPQLFLRGLWGYLILLLLRISTIWLVALNPPPGLLPMPDPFTALVFHTTASEAITKDLFFSGHTATVALLALAVRGPWFRRGLALVALAIGVLVLVQRVHYSYDVLAAPFFAWFAYWLAGFIVRPAIKDASAATRATDQLS; the protein is encoded by the coding sequence ATGCCCGTCCTCCCTTCGCTCCCCACTGCCCTGCCCACCCCTGCGGAAGAAGCAACCCCGCTGGGGGCCTGGGCCACGGCACTGGCTAGGCCGGCCTTTCGCCTCAGCTGGGCTTTGCTGCTGGTGCTGCTGTTTGGGGTGCTGGTGCCGCTGGTGCCGGGCTTCTTTGTGTGGGTGCAGGCCCGCGAGGGCGCTGTGCTGGCCGACCCGCTGCTGCACTTGCTGCCGCGCCACGACGTAGCTACGCCGGTTTTTGTGCTTATGTACGGCGGGGTGCTGGCGGCGGTGGGCTGGCTTACGCGGCAGCCACAACTTTTTTTGCGCGGGCTCTGGGGTTACCTCATTTTACTGCTGCTGCGCATAAGCACCATCTGGCTGGTGGCCCTCAACCCGCCGCCCGGCCTGCTACCCATGCCCGACCCATTCACGGCGCTCGTTTTCCACACCACCGCCAGCGAGGCCATTACCAAGGACTTATTCTTTTCGGGGCACACGGCCACGGTGGCGCTGCTGGCGCTGGCCGTGCGCGGCCCCTGGTTCCGGCGGGGGCTGGCCCTGGTGGCGTTGGCAATTGGGGTGCTGGTGCTGGTGCAGCGCGTGCACTATAGCTACGACGTGCTGGCCGCACCCTTTTTTGCCTGGTTTGCCTACTGGCTGGCGGGGTTCATAGTGCGGCCAGCAATTAAAGATGCTTCCGCTGCCACCCGAGCAACCGACCAACTCAGCTAA